The nucleotide sequence TCACTTTGCGTACTCTATGCCGGGGTCTACTCATGTCTTTTTTTTAGCAAGTTATGTTAATATGTGTCTGCCATATTATAATTATATGAACTGTGGACTTATATTGTGATCATTACAGACCTGTCAACCCCTTCCAAGGCCAACCTGTACTAATATGATTAAAAACTGTAATCGGGGCAACAATCCCATACACACTCCCAAAAAATGAGCACACGCAAACCTGAGTTCACACGCAAGACTCGCACgacataaaaaagaagaaagaacagCTGGTAAATactcaacatttattttgtattcaTAAAACACATCTGATTTAGCATTAATAAATACATACAACTACTGTAAAACGCACCCACACAACTACTACTGTCCACTGACCAGGAAAAATCCCAGTCCAGTCTCACCTGATCACTTTTAAGCTTAAATGTAtaacacagtcacacccacacaacTACTTTGTACTACTGTTCACCAGGAAAAATCACAGTCCAGTCTCTCCAGATCACTTTAAGCTTAAATGTAtaacacagtcacacccacacaacTACTTTGTACTACTGTTCACCAGGAAAAATCACAGTCCAGTCTCACTAGATCACTTCAAGCATGACACTTGTTGTTGGTAGCAGTACTCTGTGGCAGTAGCTGACTTTGCCGTGGCAAAAGCAGATTGACTGTGGTAATGGTTTCATGGCATTGGCTTGCGTCACATCTTCCGTTGGAAGGCGGCTGTCTCGTTTCTGGAAATGTTGGTTCACAGGCTTGAACTGTTTCGAACGAATCAATGATTGTTTGTGTACCGCCGTTTCAAAATGCTGCTTCAAGTCGTAGTGACCAGAAGCAGCAACTTTCACTTTGATATGCAAGCCACATGGCACGCACAAACTGTACTCCTTTCCCTTGTCCGATGATCGCACGACACCAAAGTACGTTTTCTCCCACTCCGATATGTGCTGACCATGtccggctttctttcttttcttcgctGGCCTCTCCATCTTCAGTTGTAGCACGAAAAATGACGCGAATCGTTGTCTGTCGCTCAAGTAAGTTGTGAAAACAAAGACCAAATCTCGCGACACGGAAGTAGCGGATTGGGCCACAGCGCCCTCTATGATACCTTCTGCGCATGCGCACAAGCTCAGCTACAGTCTTTTTCTGTTAGTTGTTGTCGTCTGCTAAACAGAAACGAATCTGATGATCGGTTTCGAATCTTTGTTCGGGTTTTGAATTTTCCCGTACAATTCCCGTACAATTTGGTTTACCCGTACAGCTAGGCGTTGTACGCCGTACACACCAACATTTACAAAATACGGGAAAACCGTACAGGTTGACAGGTCTGTCATTAGATTGTTTGAGTATAGTTCTTATGAAACGAAAGCTAAATTTGATTCTGCACAACGCATGTTACATGGAAAGATGATTTTATCATGCATGTAACCCTTTAACCCTTGACTTCTTTCCTACTtctcgttttgtttgtttttttgttttgaatttattttcGGTTCTGTGATCAAAGGTTGGTTTTATAAATAAAACTTTCAGTTATTATTCATGTTGTTGCCCATTCTGTTTGCTGCTGAGAATGTACCAACtggggagaaaaacaaaacaactgtaGTTGAAGCTAATTTCCGAAAGTGTCAATCACGCAGTGATTAGGTTCCTGTGGTTATTTTGGCCTGTGTTTGCAACAAATATTCTCTGGTATGGCCAAGCCTTAAAGATACCTTGCTTTTTGTGTGGACCTGATTGTAATGTAAATCAGAGGTAGGTCCAGGCTTCTTACCTGAGATTCTTCTTCACACGTTCATGGACTGCAACCCCCACATACACGCGAGTTCTGCAtgagtggggttttacgtgtattaCCGGTTttccctgccatttaggcagccatactctgcTTTTAAGGGCAGCGTGCTGGATGATTTCGTGTTTCTGTTTAACCCACCAacatctgacatggattacaggatctgtacaggtcttgtgcttgtgtggaCATACGAAGTGGATGAGgcactaacaggtctgcacataagttgacctgggagatcggaaaaatctccactcttaacccaccaggtgcagctgggattcttcttcttcttctgcgttcttgggccgaaactcccacgtacactcgtgtttttgcacgagtggaattttacgtgtatgaccgtttttaccccgccatttaggcagccatacgccgctttcggaggaagcatgctgggtatttttgtgtttctataacgcaccgaactctgacatggattacaggatcttttccgtgcgcacttggtattgtgcttgcgtgtacacacgaagggggataagacactagcaggtctgcacataagttgacctgggagatcagaaaaatctccactcttaacccaccaggcggccgcgaccgggattcgaaccctcgaccttccgattaagaggccgacgtcttaccaccccgccacagcgcccgtcgcagCTGGGATTCAAACCCTGAGCCTTCCACAACGTCTTAGCCACTATAGGCCACTGCACCCGTCGTAATCACAGATAAGAGCGTCCTTCCACTTGGACGTATGACAAACATTTTAGGCCAGGCTgatttgtgtgcagagtgggaattgcTTGCTGAATTCATTATATAAGTGACACCTACGTCTATCTGCGAAATTAattctgaaaaaataaaatcctGTTCTGCGCAGGAAttaagcagccaggctgttgtgTTTTGGGTGTCTTCAAGTTGATGCCCTTATTCCGTGTAAAAGCAGGCAGGCTgttgtgttttgggtgtgtcTTCAAGTTGATGCCCTTATTCAGTGTAAAAGCAGGCAGGCTgttgtgttttgggtgtgtcTTCAAGTTGATGCCCTTATTCAGTGTAAAAGCAGGCAGGCTGTtgtgttttggtttaaacaaaactttattcaattttaatcatgacaagaacaatgcatggatgattacatactcaagcatataatgcttattttaagcaatcatagtaattacaaaacaaaggttagcatgatggcggaataagtacattagctcatttcaggaaacgaaaaacaaaacaaaagacaaaacagatacacaaacaagcagaaaatgggaaggggttggtgatacaggaggtggggaaagggcagctagctagtagctagcttaattaagggaaaaagaagaagaagaagaagacttggagcgccaatatttgaggggattttttcaattgtaataagtgcacataagacactcgcacaaagttaatgcgtattgtgatcagaggaaaagtcactacattgcgcataaatcgagacaaaattgataagtcggaaaacaacaaaagaacatgagaggggttatggggaaaaatttgtcaggcagcatgtcgcatgacagtgtctaataaatgtaaGCTGTTGTGTGTTGGGTGTGTCTTCAAGTTGATGCCCTTATTCAGTGTAAAAGCAGCCAGGCGgttgtgttttgggtgtgtcTTCAAGTTGATGCCCTTATtcagtgtaaaagcctgaacagatccCAAGTAATCTGAGTTTGCAGAATGCTTACAGAAAAAGAAAGCTACCTTTAAATGGATACATTTGAGTGTGGGTCACTGACTGTTGCTGCCATGTAGTAATAAAAGTGGTATGGATGTCCATGCTCCGTTTGTGAAATTCATGTTTCATTTTATAGTAACAATACCACTGGAATTTTtgtaaacttttttttgtagACCTGTTTTTTTTGTAGACCTTTTTTTTGTAAACATAATTTGTGAGGTATTAATAttcaaagggaaaaaaaggcAGTTTTAACGTTTATGCTGTGCATCATCTTCCTTGCTATCATCAGAGGTTTGTTTCAGAATGGTTTCTGTGGTCCCATAAATGTAGCTcatattttttctctcttgtttGCATTGAGGACTGGGTGAATGAAACGGATACTTTCTTTTATTGTCTCTGACAGGTAGCTGGGTTTATGCGAGGTTATTTTGGGATAGTTTTTAATGACTTTGTTTTTAACCTGTGATTGTGTTGAAAATGTGTGTACAATCTGTATTTATCCAGATATTGAATTATGTAAGATTTGTTTGTGTCTGCTGGGCACTGGCTTTTGGTACAAGTGGAGAGGGATTAAAACTCTACAGAAAAATGGTATATCATACCTTTATATGAAAGTAAACTTGACATTTTGGTTGAATGGGAAACTTTTTGTGGCAAGTTTTGAAATgcctttttcactttttttatatttttttagatTGTGTTTGTTAACTGCAAAGTGAGAAGTTTGCAATGTGCATCAGTTCTGCTAATATTCAATGCCAAAATTAGGCGAAAACTCAATCATGCCTATCATGAGCATGAAAAGTTTCATTCCTAATATAGTTAAAATGGAAGCACATGTactccccccaaaaaatgaTCCCGAGGATTTCCCAActgaattttaatttttttgatgaTTAGAAAGAACATCTTCATTCATGCTTCCAACCAGAGGTTTTTATCTAATATGACTACATGAAATTGAAAAGTTGAGGAGAATAATAGGCTTGGCTTAATATGCCATGTATCTGTGATATACGCTTGTGGGGGTGTTCTTGACAGAAGTGATGACAAAGGTTGGGGAGGGAAGGGCTGGGAGGGGTTGACATGGGGGTtaaacaggagagaatgttgcacattttttttaaggtGTTGGCAAATTAAATGCTTTTGTAGTATATCAAATAGACATGTTCTTTTGTAGTATATCAAATAGACATGTTCTTTTGTAGTATATCAAATGGACATGTTCTTTTGTAAATATTTGAGGTCaagtaaaaatgaaaatgaaaaatattgaaaaataTACATTGTTCTGAGTGATGTGTGAAATATTGACTGTGTTGGCTTGAAGCCACCCTCTGCCTCCCATAAACCATCTGTTtctgatcactgagctccccaagcttttacatacagtacaaacatactgccATTTGTGAACGCTTACTGctcgggaacatcctggctgctttccgttgagGGGGAGAAATGTGCAATGAATTTATTTCGTGCAGTTAGAATGAGCGTACACTGGCAGGAATCGGAAGCCTCGTTCtggcgctggacctaacttttaaaatctaaatactTAATTGACAGCATATGAGACAAAGATTCAACACGAAAGAATTCTTATATCATGAAGACCAGATCAGAACAATTCAAAGTTTTGacaaaaagggagcccggatgCGAGGATGGTGTGCGAGTTGAATGGTAAGAGTCGACTGCCTGTGCAGAATGAGTAGTGCGCTTAAAAACTCACTGCCCCCACAAGGCTAATATCACATCTCATGAGCTGCATCTTACCATTGCCCAAGCAGACACATTTTCTGCATATCGCTAAATTCTTTGAAGTCGACTGCGGCCGCTCAGTTTGTGTCACTCACAGTCGTTTGTTGTATTTTAGGTTCAGAGTTTCACagtaacgtgctattgcagaggTAGAGTTGCTTTGAAACCGCAAGTGACTCAATAGGTCATGTATGAATAAAGTTGGTCACACAGGGCCCCGATGGCTCGGGGGgtgaataaaccacgagaactgtgtggtttacgcatgcTAAATGGCCATTCAGCTGATTTGTAAGTGGCATTTAACGTGGATGAATGcttttgcgagtgtgttccCTTCGGTAAGTACTAAAGCTGTTTTAGTGAAAAgttgtcatcgttctgtaaacctgtGAGGCGGAGTGAGCCTTTAAGTTGTCGAAATACTTTGTTTGGTCAGAAAAGAAAAAGTGGAAtccaatatcacacacacacacacacacacacactcttttttCCTCCAAAGATTCAACACAATACTGAATTAGTGCACAGCACAAAGCAATTTACTTCAAAAAAAGTAAATACACTACATGCAGCAGAAAACTGAAAACAATTGCCCTACTGTAGGTGAAAACTACTGACTAGCAATTCACACTGAGCAAACAAATGGCATGTACCAGCAAAGATATTTACACTGCTGCATATTTCAGACCTGCATGATTTTATCCTACAAGTAATAAGTTATATACCGTGGTACCTTGGATGTGAAGCACCTCCGATGACGGGCCACCACCCGATGACGGGCCACCACCCGATGACGGGCCACCACCCGATGACGGGCCACCACCCGATGACGGGCCACCACCCGATGACGGGCCACCACCCGATGACGGGCCACCACCCGATGACGGGCCACCACCCGATGACGGGCCACCACCCAATAAAGGTATCACTGTACTTTTCCAACCTGCCATTCTGTTAGAAAACGTCTCTGTCTTTGTTCAGGTAATAAGTGACTCACTGAATAAAAGACAAAGGCATCCTAAGAGGTTTGTGCAGACTGTTCCGTTAGTAAATAAATTCAAAAGCATATTGTGGAACCCCCTGTTCAAAACCTCAAAAAAATCGCAGAAAATCATGTCTTCAAAAGAAAGGAGTATTAAAATTGGGGTAAatttagtgaagttttgaaCAAAACATCTCATAAAACATGGATCTtggaagggagggagtcttaaattgttgattgttttaaAAAAGGGAGGCACCACTGTAGTAAAAGAGTTCTTGTTCTGCTGCGTTTTCATTATACTGATAAAGACCAAAGATTCCCATACTATTTTGCAAGGACAGGTAATCTCCTATCTATAAGTATAACACATACAGTAGCTATTTCACAGAAAAAAACGTCAATTGCTATATAATAAAACACATGATAAAGCACATTTTTCTTTCAGTAAAAGTAAAGTCTTCAAAAATCAGCATTTAAAATTACAGCAGTTAAGAAAACTTGCACATTCACATTGTTGAAGGAACCAACACAATCATATTAACAGTTGAGTTCTgggacatcctgcttgctggcgcgtgcacagagaattttttttccctctttatctttactgcgctggctgcaaattCCCTCCAGCGGGAGGTGTTTTTACACAGGCCAGACACTGGTTTTCCCTTGACTCAGTTAGCCAGCTGATTTTGTTTAAAGCATTTTTCGCAAACAGCAAAATAATGTTTAGTTCATGCCTGAACAAAAGCCAAGCATTCTAGCACAGTGCACATGGCCAAtgtattcttattttttttaaagatatcAAAATTAAAGAatgacaaaccaaaacaaagttTTTGCTGCAGATATTACCTGACACAAAGAACATTGATTTACTGCATGTCCGCCTAGTTGTGTGCCTCTGCACAAcagaatgcatgtgtgtgtgtgtgtgtgtgtgtgtgtgtgtgtgtgtgtgtgtgtgtgagtgtgtgtgtgtgtgtgagagtttgtttgtttgtttgtttatttgttgcttaacgtccagccgactacgcagagccatatcaggacgaggaagggggggatgaagggggccacttgtcaagcgattcctgtttacaaatgcactaacccattacttgtgtcccagcaggctttagtaaaactaaattaatacctactggaagattaccagtttccagtatgttaaaataggcttaacctatctactgctggacttacatcagaacactaacagattaaactatacatgaatcgcgagacaagcggcaagagaagagatttttggaaaaaatacaggtgaatgagcaagaaggcagaaaaaagaaaagaattcatgaagaaaaagagagcatgacaggaaagaggaaccaaaaatctacctaacagcaaactagaaagctcctgcggttccaaaaacaggaggggcttttaatttcataaccgcagtgccccactgcgggagtgtgagagagagagagagagagaaagaaagagtttGGAACATCAAATGCAAAATGTTCACATATCAGAGCACTGGTCTCACTCAACCACATGATTTACCTGCAgcaataaatttaaaaaaaaaaactactcaAAAAGAACAGGATGCAACGACTTGTTCATCTTAACAACACTGAAACACTATTATACCCCcagtacacacacagaaacatctGTACCACAAACCAAAAATGaaaacacaaagcaaaacacCAATCCACTCCATCTAGAACTTCATCTGTATGTATAGCAAACACAAATACATGTTTTAAAGATTCATTGATTGACAAGGATTGTTCAGACTCTTTGGTATCAAAAAGACAATGATTATAGAATGATGAAACATGATTTGTTCTGAATTTCCTGAGCACAAGATTTAAAGTAAATCAGGAATGTTATTCTTGAGCAATAATGTCAAACATCCTGCAAGTGCAAAGCATTCAGTTAATAACTTAAAGAAAGGAAAAATTCCTCAATAAAATTGAATACCGGTACATTACATGGAAATGTTCTGCCTCCACATCTAGACTATCTTTTAAACAGACTTCTGTCTGACATAAGTGGAGACTGAATATGACCCAGATTGCCAAATccttttaagacttttttttttcaacaccACCTTTGCATTGCAACCTTTTTGTGTATTTGTCCCCATCAACTTTAGAATGGTGAACAGGTCCTAATGGGCCTCAACCACtggtcaagtcaagtcaagtcaagtcaagtcaagtcaagtcaagtcaagtcaagtcaagtcaagtcaagccAAGCCAAGCCAAGCCAAGCCAAGTCAAGTGACTTCACTTGGacatataaattataatgtacatGCAACATGCAACAGCTTGGATGCTTCCTCTGCAGAGTGGAGATTTTGTTTGAAAGTAATGTTAAACTCAGTAACTGACACGCATGTCAATCTTCAACATTAATTcagcacaacaacaaacaacaatcccgatctgcacaggaagcagccccAGGATGCTGATATTGTGTGTTGCAAGTGTAAAGATGTTCTTATTCAATGTAAAAGTCTGGGCAGATCTGTAGTAGTGCACATGACCCAACGTGGGGAGTGTACAACTTTCGTTTACCTCGAGCTTTTACTCTGAAAGTATGAAAGAAGCAGCACTAGAGCTTGTTTCACTGGCCGCATTGACCAGACTGCCAATTCCAAACATGCACTGAATGTACACTTGAGCATCAAACATGATTTGTTCACTAAATAATACACCCACTAAGCCTGCAAACTTGCGACTTAAATCCACAAAACATAATACTGCAATACCAAATGTTTATGTACACACCGGGAACATTAAATTAAGACATTCACTCATCAAAAAGAAAATACACAGAGACCATAAGTAGCCGATCCTAGGCTGTTTACCAATACTAATTTGTGATCATCTCCTTGTAAAACGAAAATTTTCGTCTACACTTTTCATACATGCAACTTATCATGACATTATCATAGCAAAACCTAAAAGGACAGAATATCTTCCTTGTAAATCTCAACTCAGGCTAAGGAGAAATGTGAATTCAAACATATGCTGCTGcattacaaaaagcaaacatGGCACAAcctgtgttctttctttctttctttctttctttctttctttatttggtgtttaacgtcgttttcaaccattcaaggttatatcgcgacggggaaaatgggataggggaaagggggaagatgggatagagccacttgttaattgtttcttgttcacaaaagcactaatcaaaaaattgctccaggggcttgcaacgtagtacaatatatgaccttactgggagaatgcaagtttccagtacaaaggacttaacatttcttacatactgcttgactaaaatctttacaaacattgactatattctatacaagaaacacttaacaagggtaaaaggagaaacagaaccgttagtcgcctcttacgacatgctgggtagcatcgggtaaattctttctcgtcccaaccaatatgggactccccctaacccgcggggggtacaacCTGTGTTACATTActgtaaacaataataactcTACTGTAAAACCTTCCCTTATGTTTTATACATCTGACTTAAAAACTCTGATCAAGGTTCTAACATACCGCAAccaataatacacattttttttactaACATATGTTCAACATAGTTGTTCAGAACATTTGCAGCCAGCACACAAGTTGATGagatgattgattgatgtgcGCAAGTTTCATTGATATGCCTTTATAAGTACGGTATAGTTTCTGTAAATAAACAAGCACAGAACATTCTGAAAATACCATATGATCCTGCCAAAGTGCAAAATACTATGAAGaactgaaacaaacaacagctcacttaaaaaaaaaatgtgttgatTAGAAATGCACACCCACAAAAACCTTAAGCACAAACAGTAACTCACTAACTGCAAGCAATTGGTGAAAAAATATGTCTGCACCTTTCTGTACGGGTTAAAACTAATCAtgtacagaaacacacacacacacacacacacacacacacacacacacacacacacacacacacacacacacacacacacactgaaagtgAATTAATGGCAGAATTCTGAGACACTTGGACATTCATTGCattcagttaaaaaaaagtagATTGTGTATGACGCCAAAACATTTAAATTCCGAGGGAAAACACAGATTAACTGATAAAACTTGCTCTTTAAAAATAGAAATACTGAATGTTGTTGCTGCCACACATGATTTCTTTAAACAAAGCAGAACACATCCAAAGAACACCTCTTGACTTTGAAGCTTTCTGGCCCTAGCACAACTCAAAAGAAAACCACTTACATTTGTTAAATGTATCCAATAAAAAAACTGGCTTTGGAGTATGgcattagaaaaaaaggtatATTCATATTTTAGCCAGCACCTTGTATACAGAAATTCATAGCCTTCATCATTCAGAGATTCAC is from Littorina saxatilis isolate snail1 linkage group LG5, US_GU_Lsax_2.0, whole genome shotgun sequence and encodes:
- the LOC138967813 gene encoding proline-rich proteoglycan 2-like — its product is MKTRSEQFKVLTKREPGCEDGVRVECTSDDGPPPDDGPPPDDGPPPDDGPPPDDGPPPDDGPPPDDGPPPDDGPPPDDGPPPNKGPNGPQPLVKSSQVKSSQVKSSQVKSSQVKPSQAKPSQVK